A region from the Lentimonas sp. CC4 genome encodes:
- the queF gene encoding preQ(1) synthase, whose amino-acid sequence MDIETFPNPNQERNYTIQHIQEEFTSTCPMTGHPDYATVVFSYAPDELCIELKAMKLYLHDYRNKGIFFEAATNKIFEDLFEVTKPRWARLETIWRGRGGIRSNVIVESQQDGYDGPKTVPFAS is encoded by the coding sequence ATGGACATCGAGACTTTCCCAAATCCAAATCAAGAGCGTAATTATACCATTCAGCATATTCAGGAGGAGTTTACTTCCACCTGCCCGATGACTGGTCATCCGGACTATGCCACGGTGGTGTTTAGCTACGCACCCGATGAGCTCTGCATTGAGCTGAAGGCGATGAAGCTCTACCTGCACGATTATCGCAATAAGGGGATTTTCTTCGAAGCGGCGACGAACAAGATCTTTGAAGATTTGTTTGAAGTGACCAAGCCGCGTTGGGCGCGCCTTGAGACAATCTGGCGTGGCCGCGGTGGTATTCGCTCAAACGTAATCGTTGAGTCGCAGCAAGATGGCTACGACGGCCCGAAGACTGTGCCGTTTGCGAGTTAA
- the chrA gene encoding chromate efflux transporter — MPAQEPLSPLKIFLIYLRLGCLSFGGPVAHFGYYKEEFVSRRKWLTDAHYAELLALCQFVPGPSSSQLGFAIGWHRGGLAGACAAWLGFTMPSALIMIAFAYGLTELSDGATPFIHGLLIAAVAVVAKAILDMGKKLCPDFPRIGIALLSAVLVSCVTSAFMQIGVILLGAAIGNALFRQSPQNKPELHGGEAMAGHRTMLIGIIGFSALLVFALLTPADAPGAIYAMNYQAGALVFGGGHVMLPLLYDSVVPSGLVSESNFLAGYSAVQAMPGPLFTLSAFLGTASQTTNPHWIGGLIALIAIFLPGMLLLGGLIPIWNQFRNKLWAQAGLIGANAAVVGLLAAAFVNPVWSHGIQRWPDATLAAAAFIALYRFKAPAWLVVLTCGAGGYLVNLV, encoded by the coding sequence ATGCCCGCCCAAGAGCCGCTCTCTCCGCTTAAAATATTCCTGATCTACCTTCGCCTCGGTTGCCTCTCCTTCGGCGGACCAGTCGCGCACTTCGGCTACTACAAGGAAGAATTCGTCAGTCGGCGCAAGTGGCTGACCGATGCACACTATGCTGAACTGCTTGCACTGTGCCAATTCGTGCCAGGCCCATCGAGTAGTCAACTGGGCTTTGCCATCGGCTGGCATCGAGGCGGACTAGCCGGCGCCTGCGCGGCATGGTTGGGCTTCACCATGCCTTCGGCGCTCATCATGATCGCCTTCGCCTATGGGCTCACTGAGCTAAGCGACGGCGCAACGCCCTTCATCCATGGCCTACTCATTGCAGCGGTCGCAGTCGTCGCCAAAGCGATCCTCGACATGGGTAAAAAGCTTTGCCCCGACTTTCCACGTATCGGCATCGCTCTACTCAGTGCAGTGCTGGTGAGCTGTGTCACCAGCGCGTTCATGCAAATCGGCGTGATCTTACTAGGTGCCGCAATTGGTAATGCCCTGTTTCGTCAATCGCCCCAAAACAAACCCGAACTCCATGGCGGCGAAGCCATGGCAGGCCACCGCACGATGCTAATCGGTATCATTGGCTTTAGTGCCCTGCTAGTATTCGCACTACTCACTCCAGCCGACGCACCCGGTGCCATCTATGCGATGAACTATCAAGCGGGCGCTCTCGTTTTTGGCGGCGGCCATGTGATGTTGCCACTCCTATACGATAGTGTCGTGCCGAGCGGGCTCGTCTCAGAGTCCAACTTCCTAGCTGGCTACAGTGCGGTGCAAGCCATGCCTGGCCCCTTGTTTACACTTTCAGCATTTCTCGGCACTGCCAGTCAAACCACGAATCCGCACTGGATCGGCGGGCTGATCGCCCTAATCGCCATTTTCCTGCCAGGCATGCTGCTGCTGGGAGGACTCATTCCAATCTGGAATCAATTTCGCAACAAACTGTGGGCACAAGCAGGGCTCATCGGAGCCAATGCTGCAGTCGTCGGCCTACTAGCCGCGGCGTTCGTCAACCCCGTATGGTCACACGGTATACAACGCTGGCCTGATGCCACCCTGGCCGCCGCCGCGTTCATCGCACTCTATCGCTTTAAAGCACCCGCCTGGCTCGTCGTATTAACCTGCGGTGCAGGTGGGTATTTGGTGAATCTGGTATAG
- a CDS encoding prepilin-type N-terminal cleavage/methylation domain-containing protein — translation MNTLSHRTRRTAKRAFTLIEIMVATVIMVILVGLVIQITSEVLKVWTRSSGKLSANAEARIAMDMITQDLETAVFRNNGQQWLRVDGPETLAAGAPYTSQTVALKLFTPALDRDKLESDGVTAIPGDICAVAYRLAYQESYDQNGVAADDRVSVYALYRSVARADDTFDLLMGSRSDTASPQLILDASGPSFWTETNITAAENYLVSNIVDFKVLIYENDPTAASTVPVNVDANLNLSGDYAYGGTDATLTGGTSQLPLLYADVMLTVVSDEGLELLSLPSLAGSGYNDVDDVVREHGDTYTRRVNFMAHPL, via the coding sequence ATGAATACTTTATCTCATAGAACTCGTCGCACTGCGAAACGCGCCTTTACTCTGATCGAAATCATGGTGGCGACCGTTATCATGGTCATCCTCGTTGGTTTGGTTATTCAGATCACCAGTGAGGTGCTCAAGGTGTGGACTCGTTCCTCGGGCAAGCTTTCGGCAAATGCGGAAGCACGTATTGCGATGGATATGATCACGCAAGACTTAGAGACAGCAGTGTTTCGTAATAATGGGCAACAATGGTTGCGAGTGGATGGCCCTGAGACATTGGCCGCTGGCGCTCCCTATACTTCACAGACTGTGGCCTTGAAGTTGTTTACGCCTGCCTTGGATCGTGATAAACTTGAATCAGATGGAGTGACTGCGATTCCAGGAGATATTTGTGCCGTAGCCTATCGTTTGGCTTATCAGGAGTCGTATGATCAGAATGGTGTTGCTGCGGATGATCGGGTGAGCGTCTATGCCCTCTATCGATCAGTTGCACGCGCTGATGATACGTTTGATCTGTTAATGGGGAGTCGTAGCGATACCGCGAGTCCTCAACTTATTTTGGATGCTTCAGGTCCGAGTTTTTGGACTGAGACTAATATCACTGCGGCTGAGAATTATTTGGTATCCAACATTGTTGATTTTAAGGTGCTGATTTATGAAAACGATCCTACGGCAGCATCGACTGTTCCAGTGAATGTTGATGCCAATTTGAATTTGAGTGGTGATTATGCGTATGGTGGCACGGATGCGACTTTGACTGGAGGCACCTCACAGTTGCCATTGCTCTACGCGGATGTGATGCTGACAGTTGTTTCGGATGAAGGCTTGGAGTTGTTAAGTCTTCCGAGCTTGGCAGGTTCAGGCTACAATGACGTGGATGATGTTGTCCGTGAGCATGGGGATACCTACACTCGGCGCGTAAACTTCATGGCGCATCCTTTGTAA
- a CDS encoding prepilin-type N-terminal cleavage/methylation domain-containing protein → MNRHMKSCFSRNRSGGFSLIEVVLAIGIFLVTVLALVGLLAPTLKSVDEVEKTDEVSSIVNTINAFLQNSPDIAPTGSRFNAIYDAVVNDGYATLLVFRAYDNNDIISLKIGFVGETDTTAQLSAADVSDGTNMLAAGTVYRVVLTASSVNPSTEMTDAGVGNYPRYTMSETNPELYPEGSFAMEVRIFAEEPSLTYNATSNLVTLKALEPIFTYNMAIVR, encoded by the coding sequence ATGAATAGACATATGAAGTCCTGTTTCTCACGCAACCGCTCTGGTGGCTTCAGCTTGATTGAGGTCGTATTGGCAATTGGTATTTTCTTGGTCACTGTGCTCGCATTAGTGGGTTTGCTAGCGCCGACCCTCAAGTCCGTCGATGAGGTCGAGAAGACCGACGAGGTGTCATCGATCGTGAATACGATCAATGCATTTTTGCAGAACTCCCCAGACATTGCACCGACTGGCTCTAGGTTTAATGCGATTTATGATGCGGTGGTGAATGATGGTTACGCGACGCTCCTTGTTTTTCGTGCCTATGATAACAATGACATCATTTCATTGAAGATTGGTTTTGTCGGTGAGACAGATACAACTGCCCAACTGTCGGCTGCCGATGTCTCTGACGGGACTAACATGCTAGCTGCGGGCACTGTTTACCGTGTCGTGTTGACGGCTTCTTCGGTGAATCCTAGCACAGAAATGACGGATGCAGGAGTGGGTAACTATCCGCGCTATACTATGTCTGAAACGAACCCTGAGCTTTACCCAGAAGGTTCCTTTGCGATGGAGGTGCGTATCTTTGCTGAAGAGCCTTCGTTGACCTATAACGCTACAAGTAACCTTGTGACGTTAAAGGCGTTAGAGCCGATCTTTACATATAACATGGCAATTGTTCGATAA
- a CDS encoding type II secretion system protein has protein sequence MNQSNSKRGFTLIELLVVISIILLASSIIFIGGNSGGGASLSSSVRIVSGIAQGARGQAIMKNAETLLIINNDPSDLDKYRRQFGIIYKGTDSTGTEGWIAATPGTLLPEGIYFDATTSESESGANWSATNLPLDYPRKSAQTTGSTEYLYYEFNSNGTSANANAYLVLRAATMIPNDQNTEVSQLKVSEEDQGLKAALIFRRAGTTTPVTSPGAIQASSSTEIE, from the coding sequence ATGAATCAATCGAACTCCAAACGCGGATTTACGCTGATTGAACTACTGGTTGTTATCAGTATCATTCTGTTGGCATCCTCCATTATTTTCATCGGTGGTAACTCGGGGGGCGGTGCTTCGCTGAGTTCTTCGGTGCGCATTGTTTCCGGCATTGCTCAGGGGGCACGTGGTCAAGCGATTATGAAGAATGCGGAAACACTATTAATCATTAATAATGATCCGTCTGACTTGGATAAATATCGCCGACAATTTGGGATCATATATAAGGGGACAGATAGCACGGGCACTGAAGGCTGGATAGCTGCGACCCCAGGGACATTGCTGCCCGAGGGTATCTACTTTGATGCAACGACGAGCGAGTCAGAGTCCGGTGCGAATTGGAGTGCGACAAATCTGCCGCTAGACTATCCTAGAAAGTCCGCTCAGACGACAGGATCGACTGAATACCTGTATTACGAATTCAACAGTAATGGGACTTCAGCGAATGCAAATGCGTATCTAGTGCTACGAGCTGCGACTATGATCCCTAATGATCAAAACACTGAAGTCAGTCAGTTGAAGGTCTCAGAGGAAGATCAAGGCTTGAAAGCTGCGTTAATTTTTCGTCGTGCTGGCACCACCACTCCAGTTACATCGCCAGGAGCCATTCAAGCTTCGAGTTCTACTGAAATAGAATAA
- a CDS encoding prepilin-type N-terminal cleavage/methylation domain-containing protein, with translation MKKHTNKGFTLIELLMVIAIIGILAGILIPTVGAVKKQANVAASKAQLSNYVNAMQLFKGEYSYFPLVTGTSDSDEIDLSSESLEFIKTLSARDPSSSNAGVSFGGNRRQIAFYSFSESEFLLKADGTISTDQLADRFNNTQIFIVVDTDGNGSITPSGPDAGEGTIRSSVSAYVGSNPSDASNPTYKLWD, from the coding sequence ATGAAAAAGCACACAAATAAAGGCTTCACTTTAATCGAGCTGTTGATGGTGATCGCCATCATCGGTATTTTAGCTGGGATTCTAATTCCGACCGTTGGGGCAGTTAAGAAGCAGGCAAATGTTGCTGCTTCGAAGGCTCAGCTATCTAATTATGTGAATGCCATGCAGCTGTTTAAGGGGGAGTATAGTTATTTCCCTCTGGTGACTGGCACGTCTGATAGTGATGAAATCGACCTCTCATCGGAAAGTCTTGAATTTATTAAGACACTGTCTGCGCGTGATCCTTCTTCTAGCAACGCTGGAGTGTCATTTGGTGGAAATCGTCGCCAGATTGCTTTTTATAGTTTTTCGGAGTCAGAGTTCTTGCTCAAGGCTGATGGGACCATTTCGACGGATCAACTCGCAGATCGCTTTAATAATACGCAAATTTTCATTGTCGTCGATACCGATGGTAATGGCTCGATCACGCCGAGTGGTCCAGATGCTGGCGAAGGCACCATTCGCTCTTCGGTGAGTGCCTATGTTGGCTCTAATCCTAGTGATGCAAGCAATCCGACTTACAAGCTTTGGGACTAG
- a CDS encoding prepilin-type N-terminal cleavage/methylation domain-containing protein, which translates to MFSDYPPSELFARKRSTKSGFTLIELLMVIAVIMVLAGITFGISRGVQNAQARTQAKAELAVISQALEAYKSTYGDYPWAADGDELAQALMGWMKFNRTGTTTSFDLVSASEVPATGPKSFIDPSKMEYTGTLPSAVNVAPTAVAFQDPWGTEYVYKYKTGATASWDNFGFVLYSKGPDGTAVAVGADGVLTPDNRKEPTNIDNIYSGE; encoded by the coding sequence ATGTTTTCTGATTATCCCCCATCTGAACTTTTCGCACGCAAGCGCTCGACTAAGAGTGGTTTCACTTTGATCGAACTGCTCATGGTCATTGCTGTGATCATGGTCCTCGCTGGTATTACCTTCGGCATCTCGCGCGGCGTGCAAAATGCCCAAGCACGCACTCAAGCCAAAGCCGAATTGGCGGTGATTTCGCAGGCGCTGGAGGCATATAAATCGACATATGGTGATTATCCCTGGGCTGCTGATGGAGATGAATTGGCTCAGGCATTGATGGGCTGGATGAAGTTTAATCGAACTGGCACGACGACTTCATTTGATTTGGTTTCTGCGAGTGAGGTGCCAGCGACTGGGCCGAAGTCCTTTATTGATCCCTCTAAGATGGAGTATACGGGGACTTTACCTTCTGCTGTGAACGTCGCGCCGACCGCAGTGGCCTTTCAGGACCCTTGGGGGACTGAATATGTATATAAGTATAAAACCGGTGCCACTGCTAGCTGGGATAATTTTGGTTTTGTGCTCTACTCGAAAGGCCCCGATGGAACTGCGGTTGCGGTTGGCGCAGACGGGGTTTTGACACCAGACAATCGTAAAGAGCCCACAAACATTGATAATATTTACTCCGGCGAATAA
- a CDS encoding rhodanese-related sulfurtransferase, which yields MPDSSESWKIAAFYHFVELPDRDAWAERIIDHGLKVGLRGTIIFANEGINSTCAGSPEAVDATIALLKSDPRFAAMDVKYSYADFCPFPKFKVKKKPEIVTFRQDGADPRDEVGTYLEPEEWNDLISDPDVITIDTRNDYEVGVGKFKGALNPDTDDFTEFAKFVDEHLASQKDKKIAMYCTGGIRCERSTAYLKQKGFENVYHLKGGILRYMEMMPKETSLWEGDCFVFDYRVAVDHDLKPAKWKIDPKTSFPEPMSDDEVERIAERRRSGAIFKKPYAG from the coding sequence ATGCCTGACTCGTCTGAATCTTGGAAAATCGCAGCCTTTTACCATTTCGTCGAACTACCTGATCGCGACGCCTGGGCGGAGCGTATCATCGACCATGGCCTGAAGGTCGGGCTGCGTGGCACGATCATCTTTGCGAATGAGGGGATCAACTCAACCTGTGCGGGCTCGCCCGAGGCGGTGGATGCGACTATCGCGCTACTCAAATCCGATCCGCGCTTTGCGGCGATGGACGTGAAATATTCCTATGCAGACTTTTGCCCGTTTCCGAAGTTTAAGGTTAAAAAGAAGCCTGAGATCGTCACTTTTCGCCAAGACGGCGCCGATCCACGCGACGAAGTGGGCACCTACCTGGAGCCGGAAGAGTGGAACGACTTGATTTCAGATCCGGACGTGATCACGATTGATACACGTAATGACTATGAGGTGGGCGTGGGTAAATTTAAGGGGGCGCTCAACCCCGATACCGACGATTTTACCGAATTTGCCAAATTTGTGGACGAGCACCTCGCCTCACAGAAAGACAAGAAAATCGCCATGTATTGCACGGGCGGGATTCGCTGCGAGCGCTCGACTGCCTATTTGAAGCAGAAGGGCTTTGAAAATGTTTACCACCTCAAGGGCGGAATTTTGCGTTATATGGAGATGATGCCGAAGGAGACTAGCCTCTGGGAGGGCGACTGTTTCGTATTCGATTACCGCGTAGCCGTTGATCATGACCTCAAGCCAGCTAAGTGGAAAATTGACCCGAAAACGAGCTTTCCTGAGCCGATGAGCGACGATGAGGTGGAGCGTATTGCCGAGCGTCGTCGCAGTGGTGCGATTTTTAAGAAGCCGTATGCGGGATAG
- a CDS encoding DEAD/DEAH box helicase: MDIKFTDLGLRAELIEGIQRLGFESPSPIQAQTIPVALSGKDIVGLSQTGSGKTAAFGLPALNLIDIDRKETQVLVLCPTRELAVQVCEEINRLASALRGLVAVPVYGGAPLDRQMRALRNGAHIVVGTPGRVMDHLRRKTLRTDAIKICILDEADRMLDMGFREDMEIILGDMPEERQALFFSATMNRGVEGLIRKFSRNAEQISIERKSLTVDTIEQTYYEVRNRSKIEVLCRILDLETKPRGIVFCNTKQMVEDATEALAARGYVADRIHGDITQGNRERVIKRFKDGSVELLVATDVAARGLDIDDVDIVFNYDLPHDPEDYVHRIGRTGRAGRSGKSVTFVYGRDIYRLEAIERYTRQVVRRMQIPSLEDVEGRKADKVFKQVRELLEAGNFKRHDALVDRLLDAGHTPTDIASALFNLLNKDDAGLGEKIAEDSEPYSDTPNRGGKRGGGGGGGYRGGNRGGGYRGNRGNDNRGGGGGGNYRGNDNRSNDRGNDNRGGGNRSWNEGGERPKRPFKTKSKFGGGHSGGNEGGGFKSGGNKDFTPVKKPARRFKKPD, from the coding sequence ATGGACATCAAGTTTACCGATCTCGGCCTGCGCGCCGAACTCATCGAAGGTATTCAACGCCTCGGCTTTGAATCTCCCTCTCCTATTCAGGCACAAACCATCCCTGTCGCTCTAAGCGGCAAGGACATCGTCGGCCTCTCCCAGACTGGCTCTGGTAAAACCGCAGCATTTGGCCTTCCAGCGCTCAATCTGATCGACATCGATCGCAAAGAAACACAGGTGCTCGTGCTCTGCCCGACCCGTGAGTTGGCCGTTCAGGTCTGCGAAGAGATCAATCGTCTCGCTTCTGCGCTGCGCGGTCTCGTGGCTGTGCCCGTCTATGGTGGTGCTCCGCTCGACCGTCAAATGCGTGCGCTCCGCAATGGCGCTCACATCGTCGTTGGCACCCCTGGCCGCGTCATGGATCACCTGCGCCGCAAAACACTGCGCACCGACGCCATCAAAATTTGCATCCTCGACGAAGCCGACCGCATGCTCGACATGGGCTTCCGCGAAGACATGGAGATCATCCTCGGCGACATGCCCGAAGAGCGCCAAGCACTGTTCTTCTCTGCAACTATGAACCGCGGCGTCGAAGGCTTGATCCGCAAATTCAGCCGCAATGCCGAGCAAATCTCGATCGAGCGCAAGTCGCTGACCGTTGATACCATCGAGCAGACCTACTACGAAGTGCGCAACCGCTCGAAGATCGAAGTGCTGTGCCGTATCCTCGACCTAGAGACTAAGCCACGCGGCATCGTCTTCTGTAACACCAAGCAAATGGTCGAAGACGCCACTGAAGCACTCGCAGCTCGCGGCTACGTCGCTGACCGCATCCACGGTGACATCACACAAGGCAACCGCGAGCGCGTCATCAAGCGCTTCAAGGACGGCTCGGTAGAGCTCCTCGTCGCAACCGACGTGGCCGCCCGTGGCCTCGACATCGACGACGTCGACATCGTTTTCAATTACGACCTCCCACACGACCCGGAAGACTACGTGCACCGCATCGGCCGCACAGGTCGGGCCGGACGCTCAGGTAAATCCGTCACCTTCGTTTACGGACGCGACATCTACCGCCTTGAAGCAATCGAGCGCTACACTCGCCAAGTCGTGCGCCGCATGCAGATCCCTTCACTGGAAGACGTGGAAGGCCGCAAAGCCGACAAGGTATTCAAGCAAGTGCGCGAACTCCTGGAAGCAGGCAATTTCAAGCGCCACGACGCACTCGTCGACCGTCTCCTCGACGCTGGCCACACACCCACCGACATCGCCAGCGCACTCTTTAACCTGCTCAATAAGGACGACGCAGGCCTTGGCGAAAAAATCGCCGAAGACAGCGAGCCCTACTCAGACACTCCAAATCGCGGCGGCAAACGCGGCGGCGGTGGCGGCGGTGGATACCGTGGAGGCAATCGCGGTGGTGGTTACCGTGGCAATCGCGGCAACGACAATCGCGGCGGAGGCGGCGGAGGCAACTACCGTGGCAACGACAACCGTAGTAATGATCGCGGCAACGACAACCGTGGTGGCGGCAATCGCTCATGGAACGAAGGCGGCGAGCGCCCAAAACGCCCCTTCAAGACCAAGAGCAAATTCGGTGGCGGCCACAGCGGCGGCAACGAAGGTGGCGGTTTCAAGAGCGGCGGCAACAAGGACTTCACTCCGGTGAAGAAGCCAGCACGTCGCTTCAAGAAGCCTGACTAG
- a CDS encoding AI-2E family transporter: MSELPSYTLSPSQKRIIAAGATVLALVLLIATAFGLFVLLQQFIHTFKDVLLPLAIAAILATLLRPIITLAEKHTRLSKTQGIILLYLLVVLAIATTTALLLPIIFRQAADFIESAPTIRDNIFLFLQDKTPAAWEWLHAKLGQSPDEYVQNIVATHSDTITAALKALPEKVGIIGGSIGGFIGSMFGKVAAYAIIPVYLFFILNGERNIWNDLQKQLSFLPNERRDDIVFLCRQFSDILISFFRGQIIIGLLLGIVLAIGFAVVGLKFGIVLGIILGLLNIIPYLGTMLGIITVLPLAYFQDGGGLALIGLCTVVFIIGQLLTDYWFTPRIMGDKTGMGPMLIIFSIFFWGVALGGIMGMVLAIPLTAFFLVFWRLARERYLPALTKNQLEA, encoded by the coding sequence ATGTCTGAATTACCCTCCTACACACTATCGCCCTCGCAAAAACGGATCATCGCCGCAGGCGCAACTGTCCTGGCGCTGGTCCTCCTCATTGCCACTGCCTTCGGCCTCTTCGTGCTGCTGCAACAGTTCATCCACACCTTTAAAGACGTGCTGCTGCCCCTCGCAATTGCAGCGATCCTAGCGACCCTACTACGCCCCATCATCACCCTCGCGGAAAAGCACACACGACTCTCCAAGACCCAAGGCATCATCTTACTCTACCTGCTCGTAGTGCTTGCCATCGCCACCACCACCGCACTCCTACTGCCGATCATCTTCCGACAAGCAGCCGATTTCATCGAGTCCGCGCCAACCATACGCGACAACATCTTCCTATTTCTACAAGACAAGACCCCCGCTGCCTGGGAATGGCTCCATGCCAAACTCGGCCAGTCGCCCGACGAATATGTGCAGAACATCGTCGCCACTCACTCGGACACCATCACCGCCGCACTCAAAGCCTTACCCGAAAAAGTCGGCATCATTGGTGGTTCCATTGGTGGGTTTATTGGTAGCATGTTCGGAAAAGTCGCCGCCTACGCCATCATTCCCGTCTACCTCTTCTTTATCCTGAATGGGGAGCGCAACATTTGGAACGACTTACAAAAGCAGCTCAGCTTCCTGCCCAACGAGCGCCGCGACGACATCGTCTTCCTCTGCCGCCAATTTAGCGACATCCTAATCTCCTTCTTCCGCGGGCAAATCATCATCGGCCTACTACTCGGCATCGTGCTGGCAATCGGCTTTGCAGTTGTGGGGCTCAAATTTGGCATCGTGCTGGGCATCATCCTCGGCCTGCTCAACATCATTCCCTACCTCGGCACCATGCTCGGCATCATCACTGTGCTCCCGCTCGCCTACTTTCAAGACGGCGGCGGCCTTGCCCTAATCGGCCTCTGCACGGTCGTCTTTATCATTGGTCAACTCCTCACTGACTATTGGTTCACACCTCGAATCATGGGAGACAAGACTGGCATGGGGCCCATGCTCATCATCTTCTCCATCTTTTTCTGGGGCGTCGCACTCGGCGGCATCATGGGCATGGTGCTGGCGATTCCGCTCACCGCATTCTTCCTCGTCTTTTGGCGTCTCGCCCGCGAACGCTACTTGCCCGCACTGACTAAAAACCAACTAGAGGCCTAG
- the rph gene encoding ribonuclease PH, giving the protein MSNETETPFARPDNRAIDELRSIRFETGIAPHALGSVLVSFGDTRVICAASIDNRVPGWMRAQKVEGGWMTAEYSMLPYSTLDRKRRDISAGKADGRTIEIQRLIGRSLRAVFDLKKLTGKTIWIDCDVLQADGGTRTASITGAYVAAQIAIQKLIAKGELTENPFTESVAAVSVGVFENTPVLDLNYPEDKDATVDANLVMTGSGKFVEVQSSGEEATFTRDELNTLLDLGAKGIKEINELQNAAIAEGLKE; this is encoded by the coding sequence ATGTCCAACGAAACAGAAACTCCCTTCGCCCGTCCTGATAACCGCGCCATCGACGAACTTCGCTCGATCCGCTTCGAAACTGGCATCGCGCCACACGCGCTCGGCTCTGTGCTCGTCAGCTTTGGCGACACACGTGTCATTTGCGCCGCGTCGATCGACAACCGCGTGCCGGGGTGGATGCGCGCCCAAAAAGTTGAAGGCGGCTGGATGACTGCCGAATACTCCATGCTTCCCTACAGCACGCTCGATCGCAAGCGCCGCGACATCAGCGCCGGCAAAGCCGACGGACGCACCATCGAAATCCAGCGCCTCATCGGTCGCTCGCTCCGCGCCGTGTTCGACCTCAAAAAGCTCACCGGCAAGACGATCTGGATCGACTGCGACGTGCTCCAGGCCGACGGCGGCACCCGCACCGCCTCCATTACCGGCGCCTATGTCGCCGCTCAGATTGCGATCCAAAAACTAATCGCCAAAGGTGAGCTCACCGAAAACCCTTTCACCGAGTCTGTCGCTGCGGTCTCCGTGGGCGTGTTTGAAAACACTCCCGTGCTCGACCTCAACTACCCAGAAGACAAAGACGCGACGGTCGATGCCAACCTAGTCATGACCGGCAGCGGTAAGTTCGTCGAAGTGCAAAGCTCCGGCGAAGAAGCCACCTTCACGCGTGACGAGCTCAATACCCTCCTCGACCTCGGAGCGAAAGGCATCAAAGAGATCAACGAGCTGCAAAATGCCGCGATTGCTGAAGGCCTAAAAGAGTAG